In Chrysoperla carnea chromosome 2, inChrCarn1.1, whole genome shotgun sequence, the following proteins share a genomic window:
- the LOC123293600 gene encoding WD repeat-containing protein CG11141: protein MDEEIALREWAPLSEIINQIPIKVQTGLFSKYISITCIDVITEYLALGTNIGALFWYNRKLGQFEKFKCETCSEITCIQIVSTVDYMVACGQQNGQISIFQIPKSYPDTLPDSLKSHCSRKLERYTVTEIHGSPISSLEWTTNGMKLFSGDKNGLVVLTELDFSMHICKELEIVNESYEIVQLSYCNQYLLISTTYRSVICHRQDDKWKVCQVGKKDRKNLGKFGGIFVKKGLKPTDIEVYCSRPGLRIWVADINGAVERTLLFKDLITSDIPEIPLLNPISNHLRRIKYESELTFGKLLYFNNKYLITYESNVVYILDPENLVVIGSISRVRRVLSVACNKDEIFILEGDRSLIRIAYEHEEIAEETANSIPQATLFLPISNSIKDFTSKFQSSNILAALPTLLETNPTITECSIETDNTAIVRAEEALESPEKEEENESDTNDILNPAHYVEKLKANSQNLAQMVASLISNNGGPTTPNHNKTMYVSKFESPRHVRTHQDLYLESSEECLRKLEIFDKIGEQNYDSDILFKHSRRKKQKKHDEDSRMTNSYYTPDLSPKHVQPLNLSMIELPTDFSLLKPDLRSPDSIQNDIKTKEKLLSDVLYFTSKIEENNENDVSESLENNITVPVTKVCQPPPSTTSETDTKPKKVDKKSQMPVWVVQPNISKPSSSSKGLLKRIKKKTTKNDDDTGLVNHKFSYDPDDYLGTAPNIGFSGAQDILTDGSDVSLTDWEIL, encoded by the exons ATGGATGAAGAAATTGCGTTGAGAGAATGGGCACCTTTATCAGAAATTATCAATCAAATTCCAATAAAAGTCCAGACTggacttttttcaaaatatatatcaatcACTTGTATCGATGTTATAACTGAATATCTAGCGTTGGGCACAAATATTGGTGCTCTATTTTGGTATAATAGGAAATTGggtcaatttgaaaaatttaaatgtgaa acATGTTCGGAGATAACTTGTATTCAAATAGTATCAACTGTTGACTATATGGTTGCATGTGGTCAACAAAATGGACAAATCAGTATATTCCAAATACCTAAAAGCTATCCAGATACATTACCGGATAGCCTAAAATCACATTGTTCGAGAAAATTGGAACGTTATACAGTTACAGAAATACATGGCTCACCAATATCCAGCTTGGAATGGACTACGAatggtatgaaattattttctggtGATAAAAATGGTTTAGTGGTACTTACAGAATTAGATTTTTCTATG CATATTTGTAAGGAGTTAGAAATTGTAAACGAATCTTATGAAATTGTGCAATTAAGTTATTGTAAtcagtatttattaatttcaacaaCATACCGAAGTGTTATTTGTCATCGACAAGACGATAAATGGAAAGTATGTCAAGTTGgaaaaaaagatagaaaaaa tTTAGGTAAATTTGGtggaatatttgtaaaaaaaggtttaaaaccGACTGATATTGAAGTATATTGTAGTCGACCAGGTTTAAGAATATGGGTAGCTGATATAAATGGTGCTGTTGAGCGAACACTATTGTTTAAg gaTTTAATAACCAGTGACATTCCAGAAATTCCATTACTAAATccaatttcaaatcatttaagACGTATTAAATATGAAAGTGAATTaacttttggaaaattattgtactttaataataagtatttaattacATATGAATCAAATGTTGTATACATTTTAGATCCGGAAAATCTCGTTGTAATTGGATCTATTAGTCGAGTAAGGAg agtCTTATCGGTCGCTTGTAATAAAGACGAAATATTTATTCTTGAAGGAGACCGCAGTTTAATCAGAATAGCTTATGAACATGAAGAAATTGCTG AAGAGACTGCAAACTCCATTCCCCAGGCAACCTTATTTCTTCCAATATCAAATTCCATAAAGGATTTTACATCAAAATTCCAATCATCGAATATTTTAGCAGCATTACCAACACTATTAGAAACAAATCCTACTATTACAGAATGTTCAATTGAAACGGATAATACAGCAATTGTTCGAGCAGAAGAAGCTCTTGAATCTCCAGAAAAGGAAGAAGAAAATGAATCTGATACAAACGATATTTTAAATCCAGCACATTATGTCGAAAAATTGAAAGCAAATTCTCAAAATCTTGCACAAATGGTTGCAAGTTTAATATCCAATAATGGTGGACCCACAACACCAAATCATAATAAAACAATGTatgtatcaaaatttgaatcTCCTCGACACGTGCGAACACATCAAGATTTATATTTGGAATCAAGTGAGGAATGTTTacgaaaattagaaattttcgataaaattggaGAACAAAATTATGAttctgatattttatttaaacattcacggcgaaaaaaacaaaagaagcaCGATGAAGATTCTCGAATGACTAACTCGTATTATACCCCTGATTTAAGTCCGAAACATGTACAACCGTTAAATTTAAGTATGATTGAATTACCCACAGATTTTTCATTACTTAAGCCAGATTTAAGAAGTCCAGATTCCatacaaaatgatattaaaacgaaagaaaaacTGTTATCGGacgttttatattttacatcaaaaattgaggaaaataatgaaaatgatgtGAGTGaaagtttagaaaataatattacagttCCTGTTACAAAGGTCTGCCAACCACCGCCGTCAACAACTAGTGAAACGGATACTAAACCAAAGAAAGttgataaaaaatcacaaatgcCTGTGTGGGTTGTTCAACCGAATATAAGTAAACCTTCATCTTCGAGTAAAGGACTGTTGAAACGTATCAAAAAGAAAACGACGAAAAATGATGACGATACTGGATTAGTAAATCATAAATTTAGCTACGATCCAG ATGATTATCTAGGAACAGCACCAAATATTGGATTTAGTGGAGCACAAGATATATTAACAGACGGATCAGATGTATCATTAACAGACTGggaaatactataa
- the LOC123293973 gene encoding ceramide phosphoethanolamine synthase — MVGPSSQISKILLAVLLLVIIFYIYMDVQLYLRIQNYSLERTFHGKQPEEQSSTSTNYVTSISILANNLNQSEKLKYSDVTWLGCNITPLCDVTVKALLLDHTNHYLFSPGATILDNLLSISESHLWITPNLISTFHVFVAIIAGKCVSSDSLVSRRIGVILFEIRTFLDDLDGHVARARKHIKGERSEIGTSGYYIDGLCDALGCISLLIGIFVYLKNNPPRRGYVQLQAILPTDTKSTKHINDGVIYKAKVTTKKVARTVGCFTAQLLLSSTLWNRYIAVYQDMLERDHNITYVQYLKQLITFKSSLFFCVAWLWRVVNVHNMMHILLLSMFCDKLWEFLRSVQYIGFIILICVICITEMHILEVQNYIFNNLTGYNLPL, encoded by the coding sequence ATGGTGGGCCCGTCATCACAAATAAGCAAAATTCTACTTGCTGTGttattattagtaattatattttatatttatatggatgttcaattatatttacgtatacaaaattattcattggaaCGTACTTTCCATGGTAAACAACCTGAAGAACAATCTTCAACCTCAACAAATTATGTTACAAGTATCTCAATAttagcaaataatttaaatcaatcagagaaattaaaatatagtgaCGTCACTTGGCTAGGATGTAACATAACTCCATTATGTGATGTGACAGTTAAAGCACTATTACTTGATCATAccaatcattatttatttagtcCTGGTGCGACGATTTTAGATAACTTATTATCCATATCGGAATCACATTTATGGATAACACCAAATTTAATAAGCACATTTCATGTATTTGTTGCAATCATTGCTGGTAAATGTGTATCCAGTGATTCGTTGGTTTCAAGACGAATTGGtgtgattttatttgaaatacgtACATTTTTAGACGACTTAGATGGACATGTGGCTCGAGCACGTAAACACATCAAAGGAGAAAGATCTGAAATTGGTACTAGTGGATATTACATCGATGGTTTATGTGATGCACTAGGATGTATCTCATTGTTGAttggaatttttgtttatttaaaaaataatccacCACGTCGTGGCTATGTCCAACTTCAAGCAATCCTACCGACTGATACCAAATCCACCAAACATATTAACGATGGTGTAATTTATAAAGCAAAAGTTACAACTAAAAAAGTGGCTCGAACGGTGGGCTGTTTTACAGCACAGTTATTATTAAGTTCAACGTTATGGAATCGTTACATAGCGGTGTATCAAGATATGTTAGAACGTGATCATAATATTACTtatgtacaatatttaaaacaattaattacatttaaaagttCATTATTCTTTTGTGTCGCTTGGTTATGGCGTGTTGTTAATGTACACAATATGATGCACATTTTGTTGTTATCGATGTTTTGTGATAAATTATGGGAATTTTTACGTTCTGTTCAATATAttggttttattatattaatatgtgTTATATGTATTACTGAAATGCATATTTTAGAAgtgcaaaattatatttttaataatttaactggTTATAATTtacctttataa